GGGCCTCATCTTACATTGAAAGGGAATCTCATGTTTTTTCTCAAGTTGCCATGGGAAGCTTGGGGTTCTACTCGAGTTGGGATGGGGACCTCAGTGAACCTCTCCTGTTGCCTCAGGTAAGTCAGGCCTCCTTTCAAATTCTGAGTGGCACCTTGGAAATCCTTTCAAGTCGCTGCAGGGCAATAGGGCCTCATTTCGAGTTGAGGTGGGAAACTCAGGATTCCTGTCCAGTTGTGGCAGAAACACAGGACTCTTCTCGAGTTGTGCCGGGAAAGACGGGGTTTCTCTCGAATTTGAACAGGTATCTCCTTGAACCTCTAGAGTTGCATAAAGGGAGTAAAGCCTCCCTTTATGAGGAGGGGGAATGAGTTGGGAGAGGGAACGTGGAATTGCTCTTGAGTCATTGCAGGGGAATCAAGTCTCATCTCGCATTGAGCAGGgaatctcatggtttttctcAGATTGCAGTGGGAATTggggggttcctctcgagttgtgatggGTAGTTCAGGGAACCTCTCATGTTTCTTCAGGGACATCAGACCACCTTTCAAGTTGCAAGGGGCACATCAGCATTCCACTCAGGTCGCTACaggggaatagggcctcatctcgagttgaggatGTAAACTCAGTGTTCTGCTCCAGTGGCCAGAGGGATCTCAGGGTTCCTATCAAGTTTCAACAGTGACTCAGGCCTCATCTCCCATTGAGACATGGAATTCTGCTTTCCTCTTGAGTTGTAAAATGGATGTCAGGCCTCTTGTTGAGTTGAGGTGAGTAACTCGGCCTTTTTTTAGAGGTGCAACAGGGGAGTCCAACCTCCCTTCATGTTGTGATTGGAATCTCGGGGTTCCAATGAGTGGCTATAGGGAATCAGGCCTTATCTTGAGTTGAAGGGAAACTCGGTGTCCTTTGGACAATGGAGGGAAAAtcggggttcctctcgagttgcaataGATGAGACAGGCCTCCTCATAAGGTGTGAGGGGCAAGTCGGGATTTGTCTCAAGCCAAAGCAGGGGAATTGACCCTCATCTTGAGAGGAGGTAGGGAACATGGAGCTCTTCTCAAGATACAGCAAGAAACTTGGGGTCCTCTTGCATTGCCATGGTTATTCAGGGAATCTCTGGAATTgcataaagggagtcaagcctgcTTTCAAGGTGTGAGAAGGAACTCAAGATTGCTTTCGAGGCGCTTCAGGGGAAACAGGCCTCATCTCGCACTGAGGGGGGGGGGAGTCTTGTGGTTTTTCTTGAGTTGTGGTGGGAAGTTTTGGGTTCCTCTTGAGTTTCGACAGGGACCTCAGAGAACCTCTCATGTTGCCACAGTGGAGTCAGGCCTCCTTTTGAGTTGCAGAAGTCACCTTGTGATCCCTTTCAAGTTGCTGCAGGGGAATAAGGCCTCATTTAGAGTTGAGGCAGGAAATTtagggttcctctccagttgtgaTAGGGATCTCAGGCTTCTTCTCAAGTTGCAATAGGTGAGATAGTCCTTCTCATAATGTGCGGGGGGCACATCAGTATTCATCTCGAGTCAAAGCAGGGAAACCGGCCCTCATTTCAAGAGGAGGTGGGGAACTTGGGGCTCTTCTCGAGATGTGGAGGGAAATTTGGGGTTCCTCTTGAATTGTGATGGGTATTCAGGGAACCTCTGGAATTGtataaagggagtcaagcctgtTTTCAGGTTGCACGAGGGAACTCTAGATTGCTCTCGAGGCTCTGCATGGAAAATCAGGCCTTATCTGGAGTTGAGGGGGAACTCGCTGTTCTTTGGACTTGAGACCAGAAACTCAGGGCTCCTCTCGTGTTGCAATAGGTGAGAAAGGCCTTGTCTTGATATCCGAGGGGGACGTCCGGATTCCACTCGAGTCTAAGAAGGGGAATCAGCCCTCATCTTGAGAGGAGGTGGGGAACACGGTGCTTTTCTCAAGTTCCAGCTGAAAACTAGGGGTTCATCTTGCATTGCGATGGGTATATCCGGTAACCTCTGTAGTTTCACAAAGGGAGGCAAGCCTCCTTTCAAGTTTGAGGGGGAAGCAGGATTGCTCTCAAGGCATTACAGGGGAATTGGGCTTCATCTCGGGGTGAGAGGGGGAATCTGGAGATTTTTCTCGAATTAAGGCAGTAGGGGTTCTCTCTAAACGtggggttcctctcaagttgcgaCATGGATTTAGGCAACTTGTCATGTTGCCTCAGGGACGTCAGGCCTCCTTTCAATTTGCAAGGGGATCCATGGTATTCCTCTCAAGTCACTGCACGATAATTGGGCCTCATCTCCCATTGAGTGGGAATCCTGTGGTTTTTCTCGTGTTGCAGCAGGAAGCTTGGGGTTGCTCTCAAGTTGCAACAGGGACCTCAGGAAGCCTCTCAAGTTGCCTCAGGGACATCAGACCTTTTGAGTTGTGTGGTTCACCTCAGGAATCCTCTTGAGTCACTGCAGGAGAATAGTGCCTTACTCTCCAGTTGCAACAGGGATCTTGGGGTTCATATCGAGGTTCAACAGGGGAGTCAGTCTTCATCTCCCCTTGAGGCATGGAACTCcactttcctctcgagttgtaaaAGAGGTGTGAAGCCTCCTGTTGAGTTAAGGAGGGAAATCAGGCTTTTTCTAGAGGTGCAACAGGGAAGTCAGAACTCCCTTCATGTTGTGAGGGGAAACTCGGGGTTCCATTTGAGACACTGCAGGGGAATCAGGTCTTATCTCTAGTTAAGGTGGCACTCAGTGTCCTTTCGACTTGCAGCAGGAAACTTGGCATTTCTCCTGAGTTGCAATAGGTAAGACAGGCATGCTCTTGAGATCTGAGGTGAAAGTCGGGATCCCTCTCGAGTCGAAATAGGCCCTCATCTCAAAATGAGGTGGGGAACACTGGGCTCTTTTCGATTTGTGGTGGGAAACTCGGGGTTTCTATCGAGTTGTGATGGGTATCTCAGGGAACCTCTGGAGTTGCATAAAAGGAGTCAAACATTCTTTCAAGTGCGAGAGGGAACTTGGGATTGCTCTCAAGGCAATTCAggggaagagggcctcatctcaccTTGAGGTGGGAATCTTGCAGTTTTTCTTGAGTTGCAGCGGGAAtcttggggttcctctcgagttgcgacaGGGACCACAGTGAAAATCTCATGTTGCACCAGGTAAGTTGGCCTCCTTTTGAGTTGAGAGGGGCACCTCGGGATTCCTCTCAAGTCGCTGCTAGGGAATAGGGCCTCCTGACAAGTTGAGACAGGGAATACAGGCTTTTTCTACAGGTGCAACAGGTGAGTCTGACCTCCTTTCCTGTTGTGAGGGGAAACTCAGGATTCCACTCGAGTAGTTTCAGGAGAATCAGGTCTTATTTATAATTGAGGGGGAACTCTGTGTCCTTTCTACTTGTAGCaggaaactcggggttcctctcaCATTGCAATAGTTAAGACAGGCCTCCGTTTGAGGTGCGAGGGGAAAGTTGGGATTCCTCTCCAGTTGAAGCAGGGAAATATACCCTCAGCTGGAGATGAGGTATGGGACTCTTCTCGAGGTGAGGTATGGGACTCTTCTCGAGGTGAGGCGGGAAACttggggttcctcttgagttgcaacGGGTATCTTGGGGAACCTCACGAGTTGCATAATGGGAATCATGCCTCCTTTTAAGTTGTGAGAGGGAACTAAGGATTGCTCTCCAATCACTGAAGGGGAAAAGGACCTCATCTCACATTAAGTAGGGGAaactcgtggtttttctcgaatTGTGGTGGGAATCTAGGGGTTCCTCTGGAGTTGCGACGGAGAGGTTGggcttcctctcgagttgtgaagGGGACCTCAGGCAACCTTTCATGTTGCCTCATGGATGCCTGGCCTCCTTTTGAGTTACTAGGGGCCCCTTgggattcctcttgagttgcTGCATGAAAATAGGGCCTCATCCTGGGTTGAAGTGAAACTCAGACTTCCTCTCCAGTTGTGACTGTGATCTCGGGCTTCCTATTGAGTTTGAACAGTGGAGTCAGGCCTTGTCTCCTGTTgagacatggaactctgctttccccTCAAGTTGTAAAAGGGTTGTCAGGCCTCCTGTTGATGCAGGGAACTCGGGCTTTTTCTAGAGGTGCAATAGGGGAGTCAGACCTCTCTTCATGTTGTGAGGGGAAACTGGATTCCAAAGTGTTGCTGCAGGGGAATAAGGCCTTATCTCGAGTTGAGGGGGAACTTGGTGTCCTTTGGACTTCCAGAaggaacctcagtgttcctctctTGTTGCAATAGCTGAGAGAGGCCTCGACCTGAGGACCAAGGGGAACGTTGGGATTCCACTTGAGTCAaagcgccagggaagtcaggtctccatgcgcgtggcgagggggagcgcgtcatggctctcgagtcacgggaggggactagggcctcgagacgcattgaagaaggactctcgaggtctttctcgggtggcggcgggaaaccctcgtttccctcgccttctgccggggatcttagggaacttcccagggtgcctctgagaggcgagggatcctgtggagttggcggggcctctcgggactccgctgggtctggcgcaacggaagagggcctcacctcgaggggaggcaggaacctcaggcttcctctccgtttCGGCTCCGAccacagggtccctgcagagttgggacaggagagtcatgcctcgtcttgtctgaggaagggaaccccgcttgcctctcgagttgtcagGGGTTTCAGGCCCCtggtcgagctgtgtgtggaacccgcgGGTCTTTCCGGatgatgcacgggggtgtcagtgccccttcgtgttgtgccttcacccacagggttgccttcgaagaggggtccgggcctcgggtccttctcaaaagcggaccggggaatcgggggcatttggcatgtggcaccacccacgtggctcgtctcgaatttccctgtgagaccggcctcatcctgaggtgcaccgggaaggccgggaaccccttcTGAACCACGCAGGGGAATCGACTCTCCTGTcgtgatcaggaggggagaaCGGGCTCAGATGAAGCTGTGCCGGGACTCTCGGTGTTCCCTCGAGGGTACCCGGCGTGTCGGGGAGCTTTTGGGGGTCGCACGAAGGGTGTCAGGTACTGTTTCGCACTTCAGGGcggaacatgggacttccctgagaCGCTGTagtgggcaagggcctcatcttgcgaagACGTTGGAACCACGTgttttttctcgagttgcggcgggattctcgagtgaCGATGGGGATTACAGGCTTCCTCCTCtgttggccctgggaagcccagtcttccATTCGATTggcgagggaaagctgggggttgcgctcgagtcactgcagggccaaagagacctcatctaggcttgtgtccaggacctaatgttcctctccagggaaggcagggatctcggggttgcattccaggatCCCCCTGGgtgtcaggcctcgtctcgaggggaagcaaaggactctgcTGTCCTCCCGAGTCGCGACGCGGATATCTTGGAGCCCCCTAGTGGCGTCAGtggagtcaagcctcctcttcATTTTGGAGAGAGGGCTCGGGATTgttctccaggccatgcaggaaaagaaggcccttcACATCGCgaggacgggggcgtctcaggggtttcctcgagctgcggcgcccgtgGGGGTTTTCCTCGCGAGGCACGgcgaggatctcagggagcctctcgtgcggcgccagggaagtcaggtctccctGCGCGTAGCGAGGAGGAGCGCGTTGTGGCTCTCGAGTAatgggaggggactagggcctcaagacgcgttgaagagggactctcgaggtctttctcgggttgtgGCGGGAAAAAGTCGTTTCCCTCGActtctgccggggaccttagggaacttcccagggtgtCTCTGAGAGTtgagggatactgtggagttggcgGTGCCTCTCGGGACTCCGCTGGGTTTGTCGCAATGGAAGAGGGGCTCAtctcgaggggaggcaggaacctcagacTTCCTCTCTGTTTCGGACTCCGACatcagggtccctgcagagttgggacaggagagtcaggctaCGTCTTTtctgaggaatggaactccgcttgcctctcgagttgttcatggggtttcaggCCCCTTGTCAAACTGTGTGTGGAATCTGCAGGTTTTTCcagacgatgcacgggggtgtcagtgaCCCTTCGTTTTGTgtcttcatccacagggttgccttcgaagaggtgtccgggcatcgggttcttatgaAGAGCGGACCGGGATATCGGGGTCGTTCAGCATTTGGCACCACCCACGTGGGTTGTCTCGAATTTCCTCATGAAaccggcctcatcctgaagtGTGCCGCGAAGGTCATGAAACTCTTCCAGACAAAGCAgaggaatcgaccctcctgtggcgatcaggaggggagaagtggCTCAGATGAAGTGCTGCTGGGAACCTCGGTGTTTCCCTCAAGTGAGACAGGTATGTCGGgtaacttttggggtcgcataaAGCGTTCCAAGTACCGTTTCGCTCTTCAAAATGGAACGTTGGACTTCTCTTGGGGTGCTCCAGCGGGCATGGGCCTCATCTTGGAATGACTGCGGAACCActtggtttttctcgagttgcggtgggATATTTGAGTTACCACAGGGAATTCatgcttcctcttgtgttggcccacaAAAGTCTTATCTTCCATTCGAGATTCGAGGAAGAGCTGGAGGTGCGCTCTAGtcactgaaggcaaaagagaccCCACCAAGGCTTGTGTGCAGGACCTAATGTTCATGTCAAGGCTCGACAGaaatctcggggttgcattccagactcaccttGGAGTCAGGCCTcagtctcgaggggaagcaaaggactctgctctcctctcgagtcggaCGGGTAtgtcttggagcccactgagtggcttAAAGGGAGTCAAACCTCCTCTGGTGTTTGGAGGGAGGAcacgggattgctctccagggaATGCATGAAATGAAGGCCCTCATCTCCCAATGACTGGGGCGTCTCGTAGGTTTTCTCGAGCTGTGGCGctagtgtggggtttctcacgaagTAAGACTGGGAGCTCAGTGAGCCTCTCACGTGGTGCCAGGGCAGTCAGGTCTCTATGCACGTGGTGAGAGGGAGCCCGTCATTgttctcgagtcatggtaggggaattggGCCTGAAGACGTGTtaaagaaggactctcgaggtctttcctgggttgcagcaggaaaccctgggttccatCGACTTGTGCCAGTGACCTCAGGAAGCTTCTCAgcgtgcctctgagaagtcagggtcactgtggagttgggaggggcctctcggaactccactgggtttggtgcaatggaagagggcctcatgacaagttgaggcaggaacctcagggttcctctcctggCTTCGAATGCGCCGGATCTGACTCGGATCGCAgagtccctgcagagttgggacaggagagtcaggcctcgtcttgtgtggaggaatggaactccgcttgacTCTCGCGTTGTTcatggggtgacaggccacttgtcgattTGTATGTGGAACTTGCGGGTTTTTCTGGACGATGCACCGGGGTGTCactgccccttcgtgttgtgccttgaTCCACAGGATTGCCTTCGAGTTGGGTTCTgccatcgggttcttatcaagagcggaccAGGGAATTGGGGTCTTTTGGCATGCcgcaccacccacgaggctatgtctcaaatttcctcgtgagactggCCTCATCTTGATGTGCGCCAGGAAGGTCGGGAAtgccttccagacaaagcaggggaatcgaacCTCCTGTCGCGATCAAGAGGGGAGAAGAgtctcagatgaagtggtgccgggaacctcggtgttctcCTCAAGTGAGActggtatgtcggggaacttttggggtcgcatcaagggttcCAAGTAACTTTTCGCTCTTCAAtacggaacgtgggacttctcttgagacgctgtagcgggcaagggcctcatctttcgatgacgggggaaccacgtggtttttcttgagttgcggcgggattctcgagttacgacggggaattcaggcttcctgtTCAactggcccagggaagtccagttttcATTCGAATTGCGAGTTAGaactggggattgctctcgagacACTGCAGGgccaaatagacctcatctaggcttgtgtccaggacctaatgttcctctgCTGGGGCGACAGCGATCTCGGCATTGCATTCTCGACTCACCCGGGgaatcaggcctcgtctcgaggggaagccaaggacACCGCTCTCCTGTCAAGTCGCGACGGGTATATCTTGGAGCTCACTGTGTGGCCTAAAatgagtcaagcctcctgtggagtttggagagaggactcaggattgctctccaggccatacagcaaaagaaggccctcatctcgtgAGGACTGGGGCGTCTCGTGGGTATTCTCGAGCTGCGGCTCCAGTGTGGTGTTGCTCACGAGGTATaatggggagctcagggagcctctcctgtggcgccagggaagtcaggtttCTATGCGCGTGGCTagggggagcgcgtcattgctctcgagtcatggtaggggaatcgcacctcaagacgcgttgaagaaggactctcgaggtcttttaCGGGTTGGGGCAGGAAACCCttggttccctcgacttgtgccggtgATCTCAGGAAGGTctaagggtgcctctgagaagtcagggatactgtgcagttgggaggggcctctcgggactccactgggttcggtgcaatggaagagggcctcatctcgagtggaggCAGGAAACTCATGTTTCCTCTCCTGACTTCCCCTGGGCCAGATCTGACTCGGATCGCAGTTTCGCTGCAGAGTTcgaacaggagagtcaggcctcgtcttgtgtggaggaatggaactctgcttgcctctccagttgttcacggggtgacaggtCACTTCTCGAGCTGTGTGTGGTACCTGCGGGTTTCTCCGGACGATAcccgggggtgtcagtgccccttcgtgttgtgccttcatcaaAAGGGTTATCTtcaaagaggtgtccgggcattgGGATCTTATCAAGAGCGaaccgggaaatcggggtctttcggcaTGTGTCACCATCCACGAGGCTATGTCTCGAAtatcctcgtgagaccggcctcatcctgagatGCACCGGGAAAGGCGGGAACCCCTTCAAGACAAaacaggggaatcgaccctcctgtcgcgatcaggaggggagaaggggcccAGATGtagtggtgccgggaacctcggtgttctcCTCGAGTCAGACCAGTGTGTCGAGGAACTTTTgaggtcgcatcaagggtgccaataccgtttcgcacttcaagacggaacgtg
This portion of the Bubalus bubalis isolate 160015118507 breed Murrah chromosome 3, NDDB_SH_1, whole genome shotgun sequence genome encodes:
- the LOC123332729 gene encoding uncharacterized protein LOC123332729 isoform X1; amino-acid sequence: MELRLPLELFMGFQAPCQTVCGICRFFQTMHGGVSDPSFCVFIHRVAFEEVSGHRVLMKSGPGYRGRSAFGTTHVGCLEFPHETGLILKCAAKVMKLFQTKQRNRPSCGDQEGRSGSDEVLLGTSVFPSSETDSRKSWRCALVTEGKRDPTKACVQDLMFMSRLDRNLGVAFQTHLGVRPQSRGEAKDSALLSSRTGMSWSPLSGLKGVKPPLVFGGRTRDCSPGNA
- the LOC123332729 gene encoding uncharacterized protein LOC123332729 isoform X2 yields the protein MELRLPLELFMGFQAPCQTVCGICRFFQTMHGGVSDPSFCVFIHRVAFEEVSGHRVLMKSGPGYRGRSAFGTTHVGCLEFPHETGLILKCAAKVMKLFQTKQRNRPSCGDQEGRSGSDEVLLGTSVFPSSETGLPSSWVLPSGSYQERTRELGSFGMPHHPRGYVSNFLVRLASS